Sequence from the Agrococcus sp. SL85 genome:
GGGCGAGCCCCCGCTCGACGAGCGCCTGGTCGAGGCGCGGCGCGTCAGCCACGCACCGCGCCGAGCGCTGCCTGGAGCCGGTCGTGCACGCGCGCGAGGTGCTCGGCGCGCTCCTCGAGCGGCTGCTGCTCGATGAGGTCGAGCTCGTCGACGAGGCCGTCGACGGCGTCGAGGCGCTCGGGGGCGCTGGCGGTCGGGTCGGTCATGCCCCCGAGGCTAGCGAAGCGACCGCCCGCAGCTCGGCGGCTCGCGAGGGGCCTGTGCGCCGTTCGCGGTCGAGTCCGCGTGCCCGCTCGTCCTCGAGCGCGTCGCGGAGCATCCCGTCGAGCGATCGGTGCTCGCCGCCGGCGGCGAGGTAGCGGGCCGCGGAGCGCTGCGCGTGGGTCTCGAGCTCCTCGGGCAGGCGCAGCCCCATGCCCTCCGGCCCCGCCCAGTGCCCGATCCCGGCGGCGTCGAGCGCCGCGTCGTCCGCGAGCACGACGGGCCCCGCGTGGCCCGCGACGGCGCGCGCTGCCTCGACGAGCGCGTGGAGGCCGACGACGGGCCCGAAGGCGTTCACGAGGTCGCTGCGGCCCGGCGCGACCTCGACGAGGAAGCGCACGAGGTCGCGGACGTCGATCGTCTGCGTGGGCTGGTCGCGCGACGGCACGAGGAGCGGACCGTGCCCCGCGATCGCGGCGCGCGCGACCCAGGAGCCGAAGCGGTCGCTCTCGTCGCCCGGCCC
This genomic interval carries:
- a CDS encoding NAD-dependent epimerase/dehydratase family protein, giving the protein MAAQRVLVLGGTRWIGRAVAAAHAARGAEVVCLARGEGGDLAPGTRLVAGDRDAADGYAGLVDEAAFDEVVDVTRVPAHAASALDALADRARHWTFVSSVSAQRLEGAPVGADEDDDLVPEDPSGEDYGGAKAWIERVLRERLGERLAIVRPGLVGGPGDESDRFGSWVARAAIAGHGPLLVPSRDQPTQTIDVRDLVRFLVEVAPGRSDLVNAFGPVVGLHALVEAARAVAGHAGPVVLADDAALDAAGIGHWAGPEGMGLRLPEELETHAQRSAARYLAAGGEHRSLDGMLRDALEDERARGLDRERRTGPSRAAELRAVASLASGA